TGCAGTTCGCGTAACGAAGCGGTGAAATGCGCCCGGTTGATCGCCTCCAGGCGCCTGTACTGCTCGCGCTGCCGATGAAAGAGGTGCACGACGCGAATGCCCGACAGCGTTTCGCTCAACGCCCCGTTGATGCGCGACAGGAGCTGACGCACCTGGCGGAACGCGTCGCGGGACGTGCGTCGGTACCACACCGTCGCCCCCAACACGAGCGGCACGGTAGACAGCGCCAGGAGGGTTAGCCGCCAATCAAGGGCCACCATCACGCCGATGATGCCCACCAGCATGAAGCCGTCCTTCAGGGCGTTCACCAGCACGTTGGCGTACATCTCGTTCAGCGTTTCCGTGTCGTTGGTGACGCGGGTGACCAGGCGTCCGGTGGGATGGCGATCGAGAACGGCCAGCGGCAGGCGCAACAGGTGGGCATAGGTTTCCCGGCGCAAGCGCAGGATGATGCGCTGCGACACGCCGGCGAGGAGGAGCATCTGGCTGTAGCCCAGGGCGAAGGCGGCCACCAGCACCGCGAGGTACCACCCGGCCAGGCGCAGGACGGCCTGGATCGTCGGCGCCCAAAGCGCCAGCACTTCCTCGCCGCTCAACCGGTGCGCGGGGAGCGCCGCCCCGTCGGCCGTGCGAAACACCCCGCGCCCATCGGACCCGAGGACCAGTGTACCTTCCGCATCGCGGGGCACGTCGCCTTCCACGAGCGCCAGCTGCGGGCCGTCGCGCACCACCGTGTAGCGGGCCGCGTCGGACCACGCGGCCAAAAGGCCCGCCGCGTTGGCGTCGCGCACGCGCACGAGTTCGACCTCGCGCCAGCGCACCACCGGCACGTCCTCGGGCACGGCGGCCCCGGCCGGCCGCTGGACAAAGCGCGTCGCCTGGGTGAAATGCTCGTCGATGGCCACCTTGACCAGGTAGGGACCGGCCAGCTCCGCAGCCGTGGCCAGGAGGGCCAGGAGCACCCCCAAGGCCACCGCCCACGCGTGGGCCCGCGCGTAGCCGAGCAAGCGGCGCATCAGCCGGCTGTCGTAGGCCTTGCCCCACGTTTCCTCACCGCCGGACCATTGGCTCATCGGGACACCTCCTTCTGCCCCACCGACACTTCGTCCGGAACATCGGCGGATTCCGCATCCACTTGGGCTTCCAGCTGCTGCGTTTCATAAAGCTGCCGATACAGCCCGCCGCGGGCGAGGAGCTCCTCATGCGTGCCTTCTTCCACCACGCGGCCCTCATCGAGGACCACAATCTTGTCGCAATCGCGCACCGCCGACAGCCGGTGAGCGACAATGATCGTGGTACGGCCATGCATCAGCGGGCGCAAGGATTCGAGCAGCGCCGTCTCCGTCTCGGCGTCCACGGCCGACAGGGCATCGTCGAGGATCAGGATCGGGGCGTCCTTGAGCAGCGCGCGGGCGATGGCGACGCGCTGCTTCTGGCCGCCGGACAGGGCAACCCCGCGCTCCCCGACCACCGTCTCCAGCCCCTCAGGGAACGCGGCCAAATCGCGCTGGAGCTGGGCCGCCTGCACCGCCGCCTGCACCGCATCCTCCGTCCACGCGTCCACGCCGTACACGACGTTGCCACGGATGGTGTCGGAAAAAAGAAAATGATCCTGCGGCACCACGGCGATGTTGCGGCGCAACACGGCCAGGGGAATGGTGTGAATCTCGCGCCCGTCGATCCAGATGGTCCCCTCCGGCACGTCATAGAGGCGGGCCAACAGGTTGACCAGCGTCGTCTTGCCGCTTCCGGTGCGCCCAACAATGCCCACACGGGCGCCAGCAGGAATGGTCAGGCTCACATCGCGCAAGGCCGGTTCCTCGGCCTGAGGGTAGGTAAAGGTCAGGTGGCGGATGACGATCTCGCCGCGCAGGCGGGGGAAGGCTGCCCCCTGGACGGCGCCGGCTTCGCGAGCCGCAACAACGGCGTTCTCCTTGCCCGGATCCGTTTTCCCTCCTTCGGCCGCCTTCGTCACCGCCCGCGCATCGTCCCGCACCGTCGGCCGCTCGGCGAAGATGGCGTTGAGGCGGGCCATGGCTGCCGCCCCGCGTTGGAAGACGTTGATCATCCACCCGATGGCCAACATCGGCCACGTGAGCAAGCCCAAGTAGGCGGTAAAGGCGACAAATTCGCCCAACGTGATGACCCCGCGGATCACCAGCGCACCGCCGTAGGCCAGGGTGAGGAGCAGGCTCAGCCCAAAGAGGAGCTGCACGAGCGGCTGAAACAGCGCCTGCACCCGTGCGACAGCCAGGTTACGGTTCCGAGCCGACTCGGCCACGGCGGCAAAACGCCGCTGCATCTGCGCTTCCAGGGCAAACGCCTTCAGCACGCGCAGCCCGGAAAGGGCCTCCTGCACCTCGTCGGTCAGATGGGAGAAGGCCTCCTGCGCCTCACGCGTGCGGCGGTGAACGGCGCGGCCAAAGAACAAGGCCACGGCGGCCAAAAGGGGCATGGGCAATAGCGCCACGGCGGTCAGTTTCGCATCGATGGTAAAGGCCATCATGAAGACGGTGAGGGAAATCAAAATGGCGGCGTCTACCGCCATCACCATCCCGCCGCCGAAGGCAAAGCGGACGAGGGGGATGTCGTTGGTGGCGTGGGCCATCAAGTCGCCCACCTTGCGCTGCTGGTGCCACGCGGCATCCAGATGCAGATAATGGGCCATCAGGCGGTTGCGCAGCTCGTATTCGATGGTACGGGCCACACCAAAGACGAACCAGCGCCAGAAGTACCGAAACACGAAGATCCCGGTTGCCAGCACCAGCAGCAGCCCGATGTGCCAAAGCAAAAACCTGGGTCCCGCCTGCCCGCTCTTCAGCGCGTCGGTCACGCGTTCCAACACCTTGGGAATCGCCAGCTGCAACAGGTCAACGAGCAGCACGGAAAGCAAACCGGCGGCGTACCGCCACCGATTGCGCCACACAATCTCGCGCAATTCCCACAACTCGCGCATCGCGTCACCGCCTCCAATCGCGTACAGCACCATTCTAATGTCGGGAGGCGAAAGGTTCAAGAAGTAAAACAAGCCCGGCGCTCAAAACAATACACGCGGCAAGCCACCTTGAATCGCGTGCCATGGTGCCTACAAATCGAAAGGCCGCAGCGCCGCTGCGACCTCTCTCGGTACCATTACATGTGTTGTTTTTCTCCTTTAAATTGCTTAGAATCGACGATCCGTTATGAAGCTAAATTATATTGTTCTTTGACAAGTTCCAAAATACCCAATTTCTCCAATCGATCGATCGGGACTAAGAAGGTTGCCGTAACCACGCCAGGATGACGGCCAATCTCAATCGAGCCCGTGATCGTGCAGCGATTTTTGACTTCCGATACCGTCATGCCAAAAAGCCGAGCGGCTCGTTCCAACGCATTATCCGTTGCAGCGTTAAGATTCGGCCCCGTCCCTACAACTGAAACGGGTGCTGTCTCTTCAATGCGGTTGAGCCCCCACTTACGGGCTTCTTGCAGGGCAATCTCTTTTTCCTCACGCGTCAGGGGTCGAGCCAAATAAGGCAAGTCTTCGGGTACAGGGAGCAGAAGCGGCCCTTCAAGCGTCAATCCTTTTATCACATGGACTTGCAATGTCACAATACCCGAAACATCACAGGTGTGACCAGCGATTTCTCCATCCCCCTGCATCGCGTGCATATCCCCAAGGTATACGCCGCCTCCCGGAACTTTTACCGGGCAGATCAAGATGGCCCCTTCTCGGACACGATTGATGTCCATATGGCC
This portion of the Calditerricola satsumensis genome encodes:
- a CDS encoding ABC transporter ATP-binding protein, which gives rise to MSQWSGGEETWGKAYDSRLMRRLLGYARAHAWAVALGVLLALLATAAELAGPYLVKVAIDEHFTQATRFVQRPAGAAVPEDVPVVRWREVELVRVRDANAAGLLAAWSDAARYTVVRDGPQLALVEGDVPRDAEGTLVLGSDGRGVFRTADGAALPAHRLSGEEVLALWAPTIQAVLRLAGWYLAVLVAAFALGYSQMLLLAGVSQRIILRLRRETYAHLLRLPLAVLDRHPTGRLVTRVTNDTETLNEMYANVLVNALKDGFMLVGIIGVMVALDWRLTLLALSTVPLVLGATVWYRRTSRDAFRQVRQLLSRINGALSETLSGIRVVHLFHRQREQYRRLEAINRAHFTASLRELHLTSLFRPMMDFIYALGLAALLWWGGGAVVRGAVTFGVLYAFIEYLNRFFQPINDLAERYTILQQAMASAERIFQLLDEPNPLPDPPDPVPLSRVRGEIAFRNVWFAYRGEEWVLKDISFTVQPGETIALVGATGAGKSTILQLLCRFYDVQRGAVLIDGVDVRRLRQADLRRHIGFVLQDAFLFAGTIRDNIRLFQEDVTDEAIERVCRAIGAHDFIARLPGGYDAPVLERGSNLSAGQRQLIAFARALVRDPAILVLDEATAHVDTETERLMQEALLKASRGRTTIIIAHRLATVRHADRILVLHKGRIREMGTHDELMRRGGLYRTLVELQARQEQLGGA
- a CDS encoding ABC transporter ATP-binding protein: MRELWELREIVWRNRWRYAAGLLSVLLVDLLQLAIPKVLERVTDALKSGQAGPRFLLWHIGLLLVLATGIFVFRYFWRWFVFGVARTIEYELRNRLMAHYLHLDAAWHQQRKVGDLMAHATNDIPLVRFAFGGGMVMAVDAAILISLTVFMMAFTIDAKLTAVALLPMPLLAAVALFFGRAVHRRTREAQEAFSHLTDEVQEALSGLRVLKAFALEAQMQRRFAAVAESARNRNLAVARVQALFQPLVQLLFGLSLLLTLAYGGALVIRGVITLGEFVAFTAYLGLLTWPMLAIGWMINVFQRGAAAMARLNAIFAERPTVRDDARAVTKAAEGGKTDPGKENAVVAAREAGAVQGAAFPRLRGEIVIRHLTFTYPQAEEPALRDVSLTIPAGARVGIVGRTGSGKTTLVNLLARLYDVPEGTIWIDGREIHTIPLAVLRRNIAVVPQDHFLFSDTIRGNVVYGVDAWTEDAVQAAVQAAQLQRDLAAFPEGLETVVGERGVALSGGQKQRVAIARALLKDAPILILDDALSAVDAETETALLESLRPLMHGRTTIIVAHRLSAVRDCDKIVVLDEGRVVEEGTHEELLARGGLYRQLYETQQLEAQVDAESADVPDEVSVGQKEVSR